A portion of the Enterobacter sp. SA187 genome contains these proteins:
- the lpxC gene encoding UDP-3-O-acyl-N-acetylglucosamine deacetylase, which translates to MIKQRTLKRIVQATGVGLHTGKKVTLTLRPAPANTGVIYRRTDLNPPVDFPADAKSVRDTMLCTCLVNEHDVRISTVEHLNAALAGLGIDNIMIEVDAPEIPIMDGSAAPFVYLLLDAGIEELNCAKKFVRIKETVRVEDGDKWAEFKPYNGFSLDFTIDFNHPAIDSSNQRYAMNFSADAFMRQISRARTFGFMRDIEYLQSRGLCLGGSFDCAIVVDDYRVLNEDGLRFEDEFVRHKMLDAIGDLFMCGHNIIGAFTAYKSGHALNNKLLQAVLAKQEAWEYVTFQDEAEMPLAFKAPTMVLA; encoded by the coding sequence ATGATCAAACAAAGGACTCTTAAACGTATCGTTCAGGCGACTGGCGTCGGTTTACATACCGGCAAGAAAGTCACACTGACGCTACGCCCTGCGCCGGCAAACACCGGGGTCATCTATCGTCGCACCGACTTGAATCCACCGGTAGATTTCCCGGCTGATGCCAAATCTGTGCGTGATACCATGCTCTGTACTTGCCTGGTCAATGAGCATGACGTACGAATTTCTACCGTAGAGCACCTTAACGCCGCTCTGGCGGGTCTGGGTATCGACAACATCATGATTGAAGTCGACGCGCCAGAAATCCCGATCATGGACGGTAGTGCCGCGCCGTTCGTTTACCTGCTACTTGATGCTGGTATCGAAGAGCTTAACTGCGCGAAGAAATTCGTTCGCATTAAAGAGACAGTTCGCGTTGAAGATGGCGATAAATGGGCTGAATTTAAACCGTACAATGGTTTCTCGTTGGACTTTACCATCGACTTCAACCATCCGGCGATTGACTCCAGCAACCAGCGCTATGCAATGAACTTCTCTGCCGATGCGTTCATGCGTCAGATCAGCCGTGCGCGTACTTTCGGCTTCATGCGTGATATCGAATATCTGCAATCCCGTGGTTTGTGCCTGGGCGGTAGTTTCGATTGTGCCATCGTCGTTGACGATTATCGCGTACTGAACGAAGACGGTCTGCGTTTTGAAGACGAATTCGTACGTCACAAAATGCTGGATGCGATTGGCGACCTGTTTATGTGTGGTCACAATATCATCGGCGCATTTACCGCGTACAAATCCGGTCACGCACTGAACAACAAACTGTTGCAGGCAGTCCTGGCAAAACAGGAAGCCTGGGAATATGTTACGTTCCAGGACGAGGCAGAAATGCCGCTGGCGTTCAAAGCACCGACAATGGTTCTGGCGTAA